aaaaaagatgaagtcaCAAGATGGAAAGAGGCTAGATCCCTGAATCAATGCTAGTAGCACCACTCAACATACATGAGATGTCATGTGAGCAAGAAATGAGTAACAAAGTTATTAAGTTGCTGAGATGTGGTGGTTGTTACAAGGGTTGGCCCCTCCTGAACTTCTGATCTAATTGATCTGGAGAAAGGCCTGGACAATTGTTTTTTTAACCCCCCAGGTGATCCTAACGGGCAGCCggaattgagaaccactggattgGGACAGAAATACAAGTGCAGAGTTGCTTAGTAGAGAAATACTGAGTTTCCAGGAATGCCCCAGGAAATGGGAAGAAAGTTCtccagaaatgagagaaaaaaaagagcagacaGAGAGGACCCAGCAACATGGTGGAGGCAAGGGACCAAAAGAGAAGAAGTTTACCAGAAAGACATTCTTTGTGCTAGGAATGGTCAGAGGCTCTTTGGAATACAGATGTTTAATAATCAATGGCAAATTCCCATCAGAACTATGAGGTGATATGAACCCCCATGGATGCTTTGGGGAAATCAAAGGAAGGGTGGTTGCTCATCTGGCCACTGCAGGGAGAAGGGAACCGCCAAAGCTCCTGAGAATCCTCAATGATCCCGAAGGAGTGGCACGCAGCTCCACTGAATAACTCAGGTAGGAAGAAAGATGATCCCTTAACCCTGAAGGATTTGCCAAACATCGCCCTTGGGTGGTCTTTTGATGTCACATATGGCCCCTGTTTTTGAGCATCTGGAAGCAATCCTAGTGTTACCACTGGGAGGGCCCATGACACTTTTACAGAAGATGAACCTGAAGCCCAAAGAGGTAGAGGGACTTGCTGGGGGCTACACAAGTTCCAGGTGGAGCTAAGTGGATTAGCCACAGCATGTCTGAGTCCTCTAGCCCCATGAATGCTCGCAGACACCTGGgtgcaggcattttttttttttaattttagatttttagggggtacacgtgcaggtttgttacataggcatattgtgtgatgctgaggtttgggtttcTATTGAacctgtcacccaaatagtgtacagAGAACCCAATATGTCGTcaatatgtagtttttcttttcttttcttttctttttgagatggagtcttgctgtgtcccccaggctggagtgcaatggcacgatcttggctcactacaatctccaccttccaggttcaagtgattgtcctgcctcagcctcccaagtagatgggattacaggtgcgtgccaccacacctggctaatttttgtatttttagtagagacagggtttcaccatgttggccaggctggtcttgaactcctgacctcaggtgatccgcctgcctctgcctcccaaagtgctgggattataggcgtgagccactgtgcccggccaatatgtcatttttcaacccttgtctccctccttccctccctccctccctcctctcatcgtcctcagtgtctattgttgccatctttatgtccatgtgtacccaatgtttagctcccgcttataagtgaggacatatggtatttgattttctgtttctatgttaatttgcttaagataatggcctccaaccaTATTcgtgttactgcaaaggacatgtttttttgtttttttgtttttttttttgagacagagtctcactctgccacccaggctggagtgcagtggcatgatcttggctcactgtaacctctgcctcccaggttgcaatacaagcaattctcctgcctcagcctcctgagtagctgggactacaggcgtgcaccaccacgcctggctaatttttgtatttttggtagacgcagggtttcactatgttggccagcctggtctccaactcctgacctcaggtgatccacccgcctttgcctcccaaagtgctgggagtacagaagtgagccaccatgcccagccgatttcattatttttatggctgcattataTCCcgtggtgtacatgtaccatgttttctttatccaatccaccgcTGATGGacacctaagttgattccatatctttgctatggtgaatagtgctacGATAAGCATACAAGTGTGTTGGCGGCCAAAAGAATGAGGGTCGTGACcaactcagtataccactggaggctatatgatcaaacagcaaactgttctcataaatgcagaatgttggcaaactgacaaactgcgtctgccacccagaaggaatgctgaAGGCAGTCACGCCCCAGGCACAGTGTTTGTGATTATCTACAGGCACACCTGAAGCCTGTTAGCAATTATGTGAACCTGTGATAAATCAAGCAGCTGACCAATGGTTACCTGCTCTTCCCTACTCTTTCTACCCAATAAATATGGAGGGCTGTGGAAGCTTAGGGCCCTTGCTTACTAGAAGCAAAGAGCCCCCTGACCCCTTCTTTAAAACAGATTCTTTtgtcttaagttttcatttctgcgTTCGTCCTCTTTTGTTCAGTCCCGTAGTAACTGTCACAAGCGGTGCCCAAACAAGGAAGAACAGGGACAGGGACAGAGATAAGCAGGGACTTGCAGGGACTAGTAGAAACTAGCAGAGACAGACAGGGACATGAACGAGGAGGGTCTGCTGGAGCAGAGAAAGTGAAACTGACCAGACGAACGAGAAACCCCGGAACCAGTCTGCTGGCAGTGGATATAAGGTCAGTGCCCTAAAGAAGTACTGGGATATAATGTCAGCGCCCTAAAGAGGTACTGGGAGCGGGAAGTTTCTGAATCAGGGTAACATGGGgcagaatttgtccattttttctgtTTGGAGTTTGGTCCGTACTGTCCTTTTGtcattatttcaaaatttgaaagaattttttgCCCCACCCACAGCACCTATCAAGGGTGGTGAATACGAGAGGGAGGGTGAAGATTGGCCTGTACCGTCTTCTTTTGTGGCTGCAGAAATACTAACTTTGACTTTGGCTTGGATTGCAAACGTGCACTGGCACCTCTGAGATGTACAAGAAGCTTACGAAATTTTCTCAGAGCTTGTCAAGATGTGCGAATTCAGCCTCATCGCTCTGCAATGTTGGCTCAAGCAATAGCTAATTTAGTAGTTGATAAACCTAAAAGGAGCCAAGGGTCAAACTCTAAAGTgggaaaatgttataattgtggaaaaattggacatttcaaaaaagaatgcCGTCAGATCTCTGGAAAGAAGGGATCTTATAATACCGTTCCCTCCCCCACAATGGAAAAAACACCAGGACTTTGTCCTCCTTGCAATAAAGGAAATCATTGGGCTAATCAATGCCATTCAAAATTTCAACAAAACAGCACCCCCCTGTGGGGAAATGAGAAGGGGGCCTGGACCCGGGCACCTCAAACAATGACGGCATTCCCAGTTCAGGCCACAACTCATTTCAGTGGTGGGTTTCCGGAGGCACATTGATTCCCTCTCCCCAGGAACACCTGGAAGCACAGGATTGGGTCTCCCAGTCAGCGAATGGGTTACGTTAGTTGGAGGAGACAAATCCACCAAGATTCCCACTGGTATTTGTGGACCTTTGCCAACAGGATACATAGGATTAATTTTAGGCAAAAGCTGTCTTAACTTACAGGGCATTACTGTAGTCCCAGGAGTTGTTGATTCGGATTATGAAGGAGAAATTCAAGTAGTGGTAATGTTACAAGATCTTTGGGTTTTGAACTGGGAGAATATATTGCTCAACTGTTGCTTATCCCCTGCAAATTACACCCTTCTCCACGAAAGAAGAAACAAGGGAATCAAGGATTTGGAAGTACAACTCGGAGGGATATTTATCTATCACAACCAATAGCATCTAGTAGACCCACTTATGCAGTGCAAATTAAAAGTTTTGTGGGCTTATGGATACGGGAGCAAGAGACTGGCCTCTGGCAGTAATGGATCTTGGAGATTTTTTTTACTATACCCTTACACGAGAAGGATAAGCCTCGATTTGTTTTCTGTGCCTTCTGTTGATTGGAGAAAGCCTGTTTCTCATTATCAACGGAAAGTTTTACCCCAAGGCATGCTAAGCAGTCCTACGTTATGTCAGCATTTTGTAGGAAAAGCATTAAGGAACCTCAGAATATGTTTCCCACTGCCTATAGATTTACTAACGTGGGGACAAGGGTATGCTTATGTTTTTATAGGAGATGGACAAACCGTGTGGGTGCCCTCAAGGTGTGTGCAAACATGGGACAGGAGACTGGAGGGACCCATGGATCCCAACCATGGGCCTGGTTCCCCTGGTATGAGCCATGAGCCAGTTGAACCTGAGTGCAAAGACAGAATGAGGACTGACCAGAGTCACACTGACATCAACCCCCATAACATGACAGATTTTGTTCAattaatgtaaaaacaaaaaggggGAGATATTGGAGGCCAAAAGAATGAGGGTCAtgatcaactcagtataccactggaggctatgagcaaacagcaaactgttctcataaatgcagaatgttggcaaactgacaaactgcgtctgccacccagaaggaatgctgagggcagtcacACCCCAGGCGCAGTGTTTGTGATTATCTACAGGCACACCTGAAGCCTGTCAGCAATTATGTGAACCTGTGATAAATCAAGCAGCTGACCAAAGGTTACCTGctcctccctgctctttctacCCAATAAATATGGAGGGCTGTGGAAGCTCAAGGCCCTTGCTCACTAGAAGCAAAAGCAAGGACCCCTTCTTTAAAGCAGATTCTTTtgtcttaagttttcatttctgagtTCGTCCTCTTTTGTTCAGTCCCGCAGTAACTGTCACAAGTGGCGTTCGTCCTCCTTCGTTCAGTCCCGTAGTGACAGTCAcacaagtgcaggtatctttttggtggaatgatttcttctcctttgggtagatgcccagtgatgggattgctggaatGAATGGTAGTTCTATGAGAACTCCCCAAACAGCTTTCCACTGGGGCCGAACTAATGTAcgttcccaccaatagtgtataagcacTCCCTCTTGTCtgcaacttcaccagcatctcttattttttgactttttaataatagccattctgactggtgtaagatggtaactcatggtggttttggtttgcatttctctgatgattagtgacataaAGCACTTTTTCATACATtgtcacttgtatgtcttctgagaaatgtccaTGTCCTTGGGTACAAGCACTTAGAAGGAGCATCTTCTGGGGATGGGGGATTGTGCAGGGGGGCAAGACAGAGGAAAGGAAGACATCGCAGAAAACAAGATGTGTCACTCTGACTTCCATTCTAGAGTCATCTGTGCTGTGCTCCCCAGCTCTCACTCTCTCCCAAAGCCATCCACCCAACCCCAACCAAAGATAAGCGGAGCCAGAAGCCTTTGCTTTCACATTTAatccaaggaaaaagaaagaaaaatcagtgagAAAACTCAAGAattggatggctgaggcaggcgaCAGAGGAAGGGCACTGGGGCTGGGACTGAATATGGACAGTGGATGGTAGGGTCCTCACTCTCTTGAGGTCCCTCAAATACAAGAGTCCACAATGGCAGGGAGGGGGAACACAGTCATTGAGCTAATGTGGTGGGCACACACACCTGTTCcaacccagccccagccctgtccCAGGTGAGCCAGGGACTGACAGCCTCTGCTCCCACCTGATAGGTACCTGGGAGAGCTGTGGAGTGAGGCTCAGGCAGGGGAGGTAGGAGGCTGTTCAGAGaggaaagactgagaagaaaCAGGAGAGAAGGGCCCAGGCCTGCCCCTGGGGCATCACTAGCAGTGAAGGTGTCATGAAGGCCAAGTACCCAACCCTTCTCCATCAGAGATGATGGTCATACGGACCAAACAGACAGAGGCAGCTATAACAACAGATCTTCCTCCGCCTCTACCCTTAAATCCCCCAGGGAAGGTAGGAAATGGCAAGTAACCCCATAGCCTTAGGGCAGCAAGAAAACACCCCATTTCCTTCCCACTCCCTTAGGCTGAGGGTGATGCAAGGGAGAGCTGAATCAGGATGAAAGGACACTGACTAAGGGAAAAGAGGAGCAGGAGGATGAGTGTGTAGTATACGCAGAGCCACACCAACGAGATGGGGGCAGGCCTGGCCTTCCCACCTCATGTGTATACTCTATGCAAATGCAAATGAGATTCCTAGTATAAGAAATATATTCTAACATTTGTAATAAATATTCTGTttattctccttccccttccctaggAAATGGGCACACAGTGGTTCAGGGGCCAGCTTTGGCTGACACTGCAGCGAAGACTAGTTAGACACTCGGAAGAACTGGGAGGCACAGGGGTTTGGACTCGGGGTGTCACAGGTTGTCCCCTCTGAGGACAGGCTCACCCCGGAAGGAATGCAGAGAACAACGAAGGATGAGATGCCCAAGTACATCTAGGACAGCATTCTTTCTTAAAGGGAGTCTCCTATTTTACAAAACTGCCCTCCTCAAGTTACGGCTGGGGGGCATTTAGGGTAGGGGAACAATAGGACAAGGGAGGAGACATCAGGAAAGGACCAGGGCTTCGGAGTCTGGGATCAGGGTATTATACGAAATGAGGGCTGATGGGGAACCCCCAGAAAGGGGCCCCAAAGAGTgacctccaaaacaaaacaaccctttGCTTCCTCCCCAAACTaaacctgacacacacacacacacacgcgcgcacacgcacacacacatacaccccggTGCCAGAGGCATAGACAGGTGCCGAGCATGCACGTGGAACCACAGGCTGTGCAGACTACTGTGTAAATGGCACCTCTGGAGTTGTGTGTGAGGAACCTCCTGGAGGGCAACCGTCCTTCAAGCCCAGGCTCCCAAGGTCCCCTCTGCACTCCTCCTTAGCCCCTCCAACCCGGCAGCCCTGATGCAAGTGGGCTACCTGGACCTGGCTAGAGAGAAAACCAAAATGGACCAAGGTCAAGGACATAGAGCTCAGACCTGTGCCTGCTGTGGGCCATGGAGAGCTCGGGGCTCTTCAGTTGGTAGCAGCAGGTTCTCACAGGGCTCAGCCCTCCATCCCGCCCTTACCTGGGCTGAGCCCATTGGCCCCTGCTAGCCTGGCCTTGTGGGGAGCAGGGCTGACCTGTCAGGAGGCATTGGAGAAATCTGGAGAAACTTGGGCAGTGAGAAGCTGTGGATGAGGGAGGGACCGAGCTGCATCTGCCCTGCGACCCTGTCCCTTTCCGAGGGAGCTGGGAGCTGCAGTGCTCTGCAGCTGTGGCCACTGGCTCTCACTCTGACTCCTCCAGCCTTCAAGATGGCACCAGGATGGTACCACCACCCAGGCCTGCCTGGCTGCCAGCGGGCCACACATTCCCCTGGCCACACGGAAACAGCCCAAGGCCTGCTCCTGTGACACAGGGGTGAGAGGTGGGAGGAGTCCAGGAATGGGGTGGGTGTGACCAGTCCAGAGGAGAACTGGCAACTGGGGAGGGGTGGCAGGGGGCAGTATGCCTACTGACGATGTGGTCCCAAAGCAGCTTTTATCTTCTCTATACTGACCATTATATGGAGGTGACTCTGACACATTCCTGGGCATAGCTTGGCCCTCAGAGATATCTGGTGGCCAATGGGCATTGGGAGTGGGCAGCACCTGGGCACAGGGTACCCCATGAATGCCCACCTCCCTGGCAGTGCACGCCTCTGTGCTGAAGCCAGACTTAGGGACTGCTGGGAGCTGTTACCCAAGGAGAGCCAGATATGGGGGCTAAGGATTGTGGCAGGGGATCACAGGCCAGGAAGGAGATGGATTCAGGTTGTGGGTTTCAACACAGAGTGGGCCAAGGACCAGGTGAACAGGCTCAGTACACCCAGCTGACAGGCACCCACTGGGGCTCTGTCCGTAGCTTCTCCATGGCTGCCTGGAGCTCGCGGAAGGTCCTCTCCAGGTTGCTATTGACCAGGCAGAGGTCAAAGTAGTGCCCGTAGCCCCTCTGGATGCGGCTGCTCTCCTCCACTGTCCGTCTCAGGTCCGCCTCCTGCCCAGGCACAAGGGGACCTCCCTACAGTCAGTGCCCACAACTCACCCCCACTGTCAGAAGGAGCTACAGCTGCCCCCActccccctccccaaagcccAACCCTGGTGTGGACTCCCTGGCTAGGGAGGCAGGGGCCCCTCTCTGCGTGCCTCAAAGTGGCTCACCATCAACCACAAACAGATGGTGAGTGAAAGGGAGGAAATAAGCTTTAACAACTGCCAATCACACCCCTAAATGCTTTGCATGCCACATAATCTTCACTACAGCTCTGCAAGGTAGGATTAATTCTTTCCCATTTAtaacagagaaaatgaagatacaaaaaggtcacacagccagtcagTGGCTAAACAGGGTCTGCCTGACTCTCAAGCCAGTGCTCCCTCAAGTCTGACTAGGCTGCCTTACCTATGCAGCTAGACAGGCTGGTACCAGGGCAATCCACAAGTATCCAGGACAACCCCACCCTCGACCCAGTGGAAGCTggatgggcaggggtggggaagggTACTTGACAACTGACTTAAATAAGCGGAAGCTAGCCGCATCCCAACAGCTCCAGTTGGCCACACCTATTGCCAAGGAGGAGGTGCCCAGAATGGGGATCAGGCAAAGGTCCAGAGCTCCTTAAGGGGGTCATTGGCAGAAGGGTGCCAGCCTAGACAGcccctcctgggccccaggcacGCTCTGACCTGGGGCCTGAGTGCTGCAGCACCAGGCATGGCCAGCAGAGGGACCCCTGCACTCAGAGCTCCGCAaactctccacctcctgggaagGCGCAGCAAGACATAGAGAGGAAGGAGGATGGGGCTGGAGTCCTGCAATGCGGCCTTGAAGCCTCTCCTCCAGGCGCTGCCTGCTCCCTGACGCTGACTCAGCCCTCCAGCCAGCCTTCCCGCCTCTGGCTTTCTCCTACCCTTCAGCTTTCCCCCAGCTGTAAGCAACCCAAGCTCACCTGGCCCACCTCCTGCCCACCTCTCCCAGTGGCCCTCTGGAACTCTCTCTGGCCAGCACTCTGTCTCTGCAGAGTGGGCTGAGCCGGGGGCCTGGAGTCAGAAGCACGTGTATCCCAGGCTGGGTGTGTGCCTGGCTCACTCTGAGACTTTGGACTTCCTCTCTCAGACCTCCCCCTCCACATCTATGCAGGGGGGACCACGTCCTGCCTCACTGATAACTGAAGCAGGCCCCTGTCCCTCCCCAACACCACCTTCTTCTCTCTGTCAGCTCAGGCCTGTCCCCCACCACCCTAGGCAGCTATCAGACCCCTCCCCCACACCTCAGAGCCCTCACCGTGAGCTGCTTGGTGGATACTCCACTCTCCAGCGCAGCCCTGTTCATGGCCCGCAGGGTCTCGAAGTCCGGGGCCTCAATGAACACCACGTAAGGGACAAACTCAGCCGTTCGTAGCACCTTCACCGCCTGCAGAAGGAGAAGGCAGGGTAGGGAGCATATCCCCATGTCTGTCCTAGGAACCAGAGAAAGGCTGTGAGGGTGACTGGGGTTGGGGTGGGCACTTGGGAGTGGATGAGAAAAGGGGGCCTGGGGGTCTGGGACATGAGTCCTGGGACAAATGACAAACAGCTGGCAGGTGGCTGGGGTGACTGGAGGAGACTAGAGGAGGAGTGGGGGCTCTGGAAGGCTGAGAAAGGTTCCAGGTGGGCTGGGTTTCTAGCAGTAGTTGAGGGCAAAGGGGGTACATGGGCGTGCTCAGGTGACAAGTGTCTGGAACTATATGGGGGAGCACTGAGGCAGCAGAGAGGACACATGGCAGGCTGGGAAGGAGCAGAGTGGTGGTACCTGGGGGTTGACATCCAGCACGCACACCTTCCCAGCAGCGACCACGCCCCGGATGGAGTCAATACGTGTGCCATACAGGTTGCCCTCGTATTCGCCATGTTCCAGGTAGCGCCCAGCACGGATGTCAGCCTCCATCTCCCCACGGGACACAAAGCTGTAACCCTGACCTTCCCGCTCTGAGTCTTTGGGCCGCCGGGAGGTGTCTAGGGGGATGGGGGTAGGTTGGACCGAATGGGCATGGGCAGGTCACAGTGCCTCAGACACATATATGCACCCCTACCCAGGCCCCCGTTTCTCAGCCTTGGGGGTGCAGTCTGCTCCCCATCATGCCAGCACTGCTGCCTTTGCACACACCTGCCCCCCACTCTCCCCAGTGGCGCACACACAGACATGAGGTGGTAATCATGGTCCAACCCAGAGCCCACAGATGAGAGGCTGAGGTCCAGAAAGGGCAATATAcagcccaaagccacacagcaagGGCCAAGCAGACCAGGGCAGTGCTCTTAGTCCTGCCTCTGGCAGCCAGGGGTTCCCACCACCCCCGCTGGTTCTGCCACTAAGAAGCCCTGTCTTCCACAAGGCTACACACACGCAACTCATAGCCTGTTTCACCTGGGTGCACGGCTGGGCACTCACTTTCTTCATGGCTTTTAGCAAGTGAAACAAGAGAAGGAAAGGGGACGCCAGCCCAGCCCACTAGGCCACCTGTTGGCTGGACACCTCCCTCACCCTTCCTAAGCCTGAAGTTCCCCTACTCACCCACAGAGGGCGTGCACCCCAACCCGTGTACCCAAAGGTACCACCTGGCCTGGTGCCCATGAAGATGCCCATTCGGTGGGCCCAGCCCTGGCACCAAGGGGAGCCCTGCTCCCTGTCCCCGACTCAGCAGGGCCCAGCTCCCACTCACAGGGCACCGTGGTGCCATAGCGATCTGGATCCCACATGATGAGCTTGTTCTTCAGGCTGCGCCGTCCCACGCCCTGAGCCCCAATCAGTACCAGGGTTTTCCGGCGGAACGGGGGCATGCGGGCCACCTCCTCATAAATGAGCAGCTCATGACGGTCAAACTCTGGACACAGGGAGATGGCGCTGCTCACCAGGCTGCACGGTGAGGGAGGGGCGGAgctctcagggaggctgagggcaaGAGGGCTTGGAACAGGGGAGCAGGAGGGAGTCGGGCAGGGCCTAGGGACACGGCTGGCAGCATCTGAGCCAGGCACGCATCTTCACAGGTGATGGGTGGGGACAGGGAAAGGCATGCCATGTTAAAGGAGGGCAAGGGAGGGGGCGCTCTGATACCCACCTGCATTCTTGGTGGTCAAATACATCATtcgcttctttttctttcctgaaaggCTGCCGCACAGGGTCCCTGGCCATAGGGAGATGGGTGAGTGAGGCAGACAGGGCCCTGTCGGATCTCAGATTGGAGGTGTGGGGTAGGGGGGACCTCCTACCTGAGTTTGGTGTCAGCTCCAGGTCCCTCTTGACAAATGCTTTCCGCTTCTCCTCCAGCAGCTGGCTGGGGATGAGCCCAGCACTGCCCCCTTCGACATGGCATGCCTGAAACGGACATGAGACCAAGATCTGCCTGAGCAAGAAGACCCCTCCCTGTGCCCTCGCCCTCCCATGCACCATACCTGGAGAGATGCAGGGGTGCCCGCAGCTCACCTGCCACCAGTTGGCATCATCCTGGTTTACGATCTGGAGCAAGTCCCCTGCGTTGAAGTGCAGGCCTGCTTCCTTGCAGGGGATGAGGCTGTCTCGGGCCGGGTCATAGTCAAAGTGACATTTCACAAATACCTGGGCCCAGGAATCAGCAAAGGGTCGGGGGAAGGGTCAGCAGAAGGCTGCAGGTGGAGGTCTACCCCATGCCCCCCCTTTTCACAAAGA
The sequence above is drawn from the Symphalangus syndactylus isolate Jambi chromosome 20, NHGRI_mSymSyn1-v2.1_pri, whole genome shotgun sequence genome and encodes:
- the MPP2 gene encoding MAGUK p55 subfamily member 2 isoform X5, coding for MVGIRKTAGEHLGVTFRVEGGELVIARILHGGMVAQQGLLHVGDIIKEVNGQPVGSDPRALQELLRNASGSVILKILPSYQEPHLPRQVFVKCHFDYDPARDSLIPCKEAGLHFNAGDLLQIVNQDDANWWQACHVEGGSAGLIPSQLLEEKRKAFVKRDLELTPNSGTLCGSLSGKKKKRMMYLTTKNAEFDRHELLIYEEVARMPPFRRKTLVLIGAQGVGRRSLKNKLIMWDPDRYGTTVPYTSRRPKDSEREGQGYSFVSRGEMEADIRAGRYLEHGEYEGNLYGTRIDSIRGVVAAGKVCVLDVNPQAVKVLRTAEFVPYVVFIEAPDFETLRAMNRAALESGVSTKQLTEADLRRTVEESSRIQRGYGHYFDLCLVNSNLERTFRELQAAMEKLRTEPQWVPVSWVY
- the MPP2 gene encoding MAGUK p55 subfamily member 2 isoform X2 — translated: MPVAATNSESAMQQVLDNLGSLPNATGAAELDLIFLRGIMESPIVRSLAKVIMVLWFMQQNVFVPMKYMLKYFGAHERLEETKLEAVRDNNLELVQEILRDLAQLAEQSSTAAELAHILQEPHFQSLLETHDSVASKTYETPPPSPGLDPTFSNQPVPPDAVRMVGIRKTAGEHLGVTFRVEGGELVIARILHGGMVAQQGLLHVGDIIKEVNGQPVGSDPRALQELLRNASGSVILKILPSYQEPHLPRQVFVKCHFDYDPARDSLIPCKEAGLHFNAGDLLQIVNQDDANWWQACHVEGGSAGLIPSQLLEEKRKAFVKRDLELTPNSGTLCGSLSGKKKKRMMYLTTKNAEFDRHELLIYEEVARMPPFRRKTLVLIGAQGVGRRSLKNKLIMWDPDRYGTTVPYTSRRPKDSEREGQGYSFVSRGEMEADIRAGRYLEHGEYEGNLYGTRIDSIRGVVAAGKVCVLDVNPQAVKVLRTAEFVPYVVFIEAPDFETLRAMNRAALESGVSTKQLTEADLRRTVEESSRIQRGYGHYFDLCLVNSNLERTFRELQAAMEKLRTEPQWVPVSWVY
- the MPP2 gene encoding MAGUK p55 subfamily member 2 isoform X4 → MQQVLDNLGSLPNATGAAELDLIFLRGIMESPIVRSLAKAHERLEETKLEAVRDNNLELVQEILRDLAQLAEQSSTAAELAHILQEPHFQSLLETHDSVASKTYETPPPSPGLDPTFSNQPVPPDAVRMVGIRKTAGEHLGVTFRVEGGELVIARILHGGMVAQQGLLHVGDIIKEVNGQPVGSDPRALQELLRNASGSVILKILPSYQEPHLPRQVFVKCHFDYDPARDSLIPCKEAGLHFNAGDLLQIVNQDDANWWQACHVEGGSAGLIPSQLLEEKRKAFVKRDLELTPNSGTLCGSLSGKKKKRMMYLTTKNAEFDRHELLIYEEVARMPPFRRKTLVLIGAQGVGRRSLKNKLIMWDPDRYGTTVPYTSRRPKDSEREGQGYSFVSRGEMEADIRAGRYLEHGEYEGNLYGTRIDSIRGVVAAGKVCVLDVNPQAVKVLRTAEFVPYVVFIEAPDFETLRAMNRAALESGVSTKQLTEADLRRTVEESSRIQRGYGHYFDLCLVNSNLERTFRELQAAMEKLRTEPQWVPVSWVY
- the MPP2 gene encoding MAGUK p55 subfamily member 2 isoform X3, coding for MAGSPGSGVSLEGISLESSEEAELQREAMQQVLDNLGSLPNATGAAELDLIFLRGIMESPIVRSLAKAHERLEETKLEAVRDNNLELVQEILRDLAQLAEQSSTAAELAHILQEPHFQSLLETHDSVASKTYETPPPSPGLDPTFSNQPVPPDAVRMVGIRKTAGEHLGVTFRVEGGELVIARILHGGMVAQQGLLHVGDIIKEVNGQPVGSDPRALQELLRNASGSVILKILPSYQEPHLPRQVFVKCHFDYDPARDSLIPCKEAGLHFNAGDLLQIVNQDDANWWQACHVEGGSAGLIPSQLLEEKRKAFVKRDLELTPNSGTLCGSLSGKKKKRMMYLTTKNAEFDRHELLIYEEVARMPPFRRKTLVLIGAQGVGRRSLKNKLIMWDPDRYGTTVPYTSRRPKDSEREGQGYSFVSRGEMEADIRAGRYLEHGEYEGNLYGTRIDSIRGVVAAGKVCVLDVNPQAVKVLRTAEFVPYVVFIEAPDFETLRAMNRAALESGVSTKQLTEADLRRTVEESSRIQRGYGHYFDLCLVNSNLERTFRELQAAMEKLRTEPQWVPVSWVY
- the MPP2 gene encoding MAGUK p55 subfamily member 2 isoform X1 — encoded protein: MSWAPPPQVGRNLRSQPVLRFLNGMEGLMWVAMEERRFRALASFTMPVAATNSESAMQQVLDNLGSLPNATGAAELDLIFLRGIMESPIVRSLAKAHERLEETKLEAVRDNNLELVQEILRDLAQLAEQSSTAAELAHILQEPHFQSLLETHDSVASKTYETPPPSPGLDPTFSNQPVPPDAVRMVGIRKTAGEHLGVTFRVEGGELVIARILHGGMVAQQGLLHVGDIIKEVNGQPVGSDPRALQELLRNASGSVILKILPSYQEPHLPRQVFVKCHFDYDPARDSLIPCKEAGLHFNAGDLLQIVNQDDANWWQACHVEGGSAGLIPSQLLEEKRKAFVKRDLELTPNSGTLCGSLSGKKKKRMMYLTTKNAEFDRHELLIYEEVARMPPFRRKTLVLIGAQGVGRRSLKNKLIMWDPDRYGTTVPYTSRRPKDSEREGQGYSFVSRGEMEADIRAGRYLEHGEYEGNLYGTRIDSIRGVVAAGKVCVLDVNPQAVKVLRTAEFVPYVVFIEAPDFETLRAMNRAALESGVSTKQLTEADLRRTVEESSRIQRGYGHYFDLCLVNSNLERTFRELQAAMEKLRTEPQWVPVSWVY